Proteins found in one Seonamhaeicola sp. S2-3 genomic segment:
- a CDS encoding NAD(P)/FAD-dependent oxidoreductase, with protein sequence MFDVLIVGGGAAGLSCALVLGSAKNKTFAKSKRIGIIVHQKSSHLQTALFNNVLGLTPGTTGASILENGKQQLTNLYPHVEQIDNEKVLSISKNADGFNIETNKNKHQSKIVVVAVGYTNLINIKGLEEYIEPHPRAAAEKERIWLKNTDHIIEKNLYVAGTLAGWRSQFAIASGSGAQVATDILTLWNDGKHTKVHDKIE encoded by the coding sequence ATGTTTGATGTTTTAATTGTTGGCGGTGGTGCTGCGGGCTTATCTTGCGCTTTAGTGTTAGGCTCTGCAAAAAACAAAACCTTTGCTAAAAGTAAACGCATTGGTATTATTGTACACCAAAAAAGCTCACATTTACAAACAGCTTTATTTAATAATGTTTTAGGATTAACTCCTGGTACTACTGGTGCATCTATTCTTGAAAACGGAAAACAACAACTTACCAATTTGTATCCGCATGTAGAACAAATAGATAACGAAAAAGTATTATCTATTTCTAAAAATGCTGATGGTTTTAATATAGAAACCAATAAAAACAAACACCAATCTAAAATAGTTGTAGTAGCTGTTGGTTATACAAATCTAATTAACATTAAAGGTTTAGAAGAGTATATTGAACCTCACCCAAGAGCTGCCGCTGAAAAAGAACGCATTTGGTTAAAAAACACAGACCATATAATTGAAAAAAACCTGTATGTAGCTGGCACACTTGCGGGTTGGCGTAGTCAATTTGCAATAGCCTCTGGAAGTGGCGCACAGGTAGCAACCGATATTTTAACACTTTGGAATGACGGAAAACATACTAAGGTACATGATAAGATTGAATAA
- a CDS encoding dCMP deaminase family protein yields MPKEKQLKYDKAYLRMAKEWGKLSYCKRKQVGAIIVKDRMIISDGYNGTPTGFENFCEDDEGYTKWYVLHAEANAILKVASSTQTCKGATLYITLSPCKECSKLIHQAGIVRVVYNTAYKDDSGLKFLEKAGVELTLIEDLSE; encoded by the coding sequence ATGCCAAAAGAAAAGCAATTAAAGTACGATAAAGCCTATTTAAGAATGGCTAAAGAATGGGGAAAGTTATCGTATTGTAAGCGTAAACAAGTTGGTGCCATTATTGTAAAGGATAGAATGATAATTTCTGATGGCTACAACGGTACACCAACAGGATTTGAAAATTTTTGCGAAGACGATGAAGGTTACACTAAATGGTATGTATTACATGCCGAAGCTAATGCTATTTTAAAGGTAGCATCATCAACACAAACCTGTAAAGGTGCCACATTATACATTACATTATCGCCATGTAAAGAGTGTAGTAAATTAATTCATCAAGCAGGAATTGTTCGGGTAGTTTACAATACAGCATATAAAGATGATTCTGGTTTAAAATTTTTAGAAAAAGCAGGAGTAGAATTAACATTAATAGAAGATTTATCAGAATAA
- a CDS encoding CBS domain-containing protein has translation MAIKSFQGARRQQTNATENTPLKVSDYMTRDLITFTPEQTIESVMQTLIKNRISGGPVVNDKHELVGIISEGDCIKQISESRYYNMPMQDKTIEKFMARNVDTIDGNMNIFDAAKKFLEAKHRRFPIVENGKLVGQISQKDVLKAAMALKGQTWK, from the coding sequence ATGGCAATAAAAAGTTTTCAGGGTGCCAGAAGGCAACAAACAAATGCAACCGAAAATACACCTTTAAAGGTGAGTGATTACATGACTAGAGATTTGATAACCTTTACCCCAGAACAAACTATTGAAAGTGTTATGCAAACCTTAATTAAAAATAGAATATCTGGTGGACCTGTTGTAAATGACAAACATGAATTAGTTGGAATTATTTCTGAAGGAGACTGTATAAAACAAATTAGTGAAAGCCGCTATTATAATATGCCAATGCAAGACAAAACCATTGAGAAATTCATGGCTCGTAATGTAGATACTATTGATGGAAACATGAATATTTTTGATGCTGCTAAAAAATTCTTAGAAGCAAAACACAGAAGGTTTCCTATAGTAGAGAATGGTAAATTGGTGGGACAAATAAGCCAAAAAGATGTATTAAAAGCAGCCATGGCATTAAAAGGGCAAACCTGGAAGTAA
- a CDS encoding single-stranded DNA-binding protein, translated as MNALRNKVQLIGRLGQDPEIINFQDGNKMAKFTLATDDSYKDKNGNKVERAYWHNVIVKGGLVNVVENYITKGKEIAVEGKLTNRSYETKTGEKRYVTEILCNELLMLSK; from the coding sequence ATGAACGCACTTAGAAACAAAGTACAGTTGATTGGAAGATTAGGTCAAGACCCAGAAATTATTAACTTTCAAGATGGTAACAAGATGGCAAAATTTACACTTGCCACAGATGATAGTTACAAAGATAAAAACGGCAACAAAGTAGAGCGTGCTTACTGGCACAATGTAATTGTTAAAGGAGGCTTAGTAAATGTTGTTGAAAACTATATTACAAAAGGAAAAGAAATTGCTGTTGAAGGTAAATTAACCAATAGAAGTTATGAAACTAAAACAGGCGAAAAAAGATACGTTACCGAAATACTCTGTAATGAATTATTAATGCTAAGTAAATAA
- a CDS encoding S41 family peptidase, producing the protein MSSQKKYLPLALGIAIAIGIFIGGKLNFSDTPDRLFTKNSKKDKLNRLIDYIEYDYVEDVNTDSIVDVTVNGILENLDPHSVYIPKEDMERVAENMKGDFVGIGVSFYTYRDTITVIRAIEGGPSDKAGIKGGDRILMANGDSLYGKNIKDTDIVKRLKGPINTKVDLKVFRKGEPKLLDFTVKRGVVPIKSVDAAYMLTNKLGYIKVNRFAESTYREFKKGLDKLIDLGATEIALDLRGNPGGFLGIAEQIVDEFLENKKLILFTKNKRGDIEESFATKKGDFENGKVYVLIDENSASASEIVAGALQDNDKGIIVGRRSYGKGLVQREMDLGDGSAVRLTVSRYYTPTGRSIQRPYNNGRKDYFEEYFDRLDSGELLDPTKIEVADSLKFTTPKGKVVYGGGGIIPDVFVPIDNGLHNETLKFIEEYQFFDNFIFRQLDKDRHVYDDISRNDFIENFEIDDEMVIQFQDYVNTQTRSKITFVAYHNEVKQYLKATLADQLFGNGAFEEVFNQADIMIDEVIKLSEGE; encoded by the coding sequence ATGTCTAGTCAAAAAAAATATTTACCATTAGCCTTAGGTATTGCCATTGCAATAGGGATTTTTATTGGTGGTAAGTTAAATTTTAGTGACACTCCAGACCGATTATTCACCAAAAACAGCAAAAAAGATAAACTAAATAGGTTAATAGATTATATTGAGTATGATTACGTTGAAGATGTAAACACCGATAGCATTGTAGATGTTACAGTTAATGGTATTTTAGAAAATCTAGACCCCCACTCTGTATATATTCCTAAGGAAGATATGGAACGCGTAGCCGAAAACATGAAAGGAGATTTTGTGGGTATAGGCGTAAGTTTTTACACTTACAGAGATACAATTACCGTTATTAGAGCTATTGAAGGTGGTCCTAGCGATAAAGCAGGTATAAAAGGAGGTGATAGAATTTTAATGGCAAATGGCGATTCCCTGTACGGAAAAAATATTAAAGATACAGACATTGTAAAACGATTAAAAGGACCAATAAACACCAAAGTAGATTTAAAAGTATTTAGAAAAGGAGAACCAAAACTTTTAGATTTCACAGTTAAAAGAGGTGTGGTTCCTATTAAAAGCGTAGATGCAGCTTATATGCTAACCAATAAATTAGGTTATATAAAAGTAAATCGTTTTGCAGAATCTACTTATAGAGAATTTAAAAAAGGACTTGATAAACTTATAGATTTAGGAGCTACAGAAATTGCATTAGATTTACGTGGTAACCCCGGTGGGTTTTTAGGAATTGCAGAACAAATAGTTGATGAGTTTTTAGAAAACAAAAAATTAATTCTTTTTACCAAAAACAAACGCGGGGATATTGAAGAAAGTTTTGCTACAAAAAAAGGCGACTTTGAAAATGGTAAAGTTTATGTGCTTATTGATGAAAACTCAGCTTCTGCAAGTGAGATTGTAGCAGGCGCACTTCAAGATAACGATAAAGGTATTATTGTAGGGCGTCGCTCGTACGGTAAAGGCTTGGTGCAACGTGAAATGGATTTAGGTGATGGAAGCGCTGTTAGGCTAACAGTATCTAGGTATTACACGCCTACAGGTAGGTCTATTCAAAGACCTTATAACAATGGGCGTAAAGATTATTTTGAAGAATACTTTGATAGGTTAGATAGTGGTGAATTGTTAGACCCAACTAAAATTGAAGTAGCCGATTCTTTAAAGTTTACAACGCCAAAAGGAAAAGTGGTATATGGCGGTGGCGGCATTATTCCAGATGTGTTTGTGCCTATTGATAATGGCTTGCATAACGAAACCCTAAAATTTATTGAAGAATATCAATTCTTTGATAATTTTATTTTTAGACAATTAGATAAAGATCGTCATGTTTATGATGATATCTCAAGAAATGATTTTATTGAAAATTTTGAAATTGATGACGAAATGGTTATTCAATTTCAAGATTATGTAAATACACAAACCCGATCAAAAATTACTTTTGTGGCTTATCACAACGAAGTAAAACAGTATTTAAAAGCAACACTTGCCGACCAACTTTTTGGTAATGGTGCTTTTGAAGAAGTTTTCAATCAAGCAGATATTATGATTGATGAAGTGATTAAATTAAGTGAAGGAGAATAA
- the nadB gene encoding L-aspartate oxidase codes for MLETHYLVIGSGVAGLTFAVKIAEKFPNHKVVIVTKGSEDESNTKYAQGGVAVVLNKEEDSFKKHIKDTLIAGDGLCKESVVEMVVKEGPQRLKELMEWGANFDEDSTGNLDLGREGGHSEYRIVHHKDLTGAEVERTLLKRVHQLPNITLLSHHFAIDLVTNHHIKNNEDAKLSCYGAYVLNQKNGNIITIKANATLLASGGIGCVYGHTTNPVVATGDGVAMAYRAKARIKDMEFVQFHPTALYQENGESAFLISEAVRGFGAYLRNSKGYRFMPDYDERAELASRDIVSQSIDTELKKSGDNHVYLDCTHLDIEGFKKHFPTIYDKCLSLHINVETDWIPVVPASHYLCGGIKVNKKGKTTVENLFACGECSRTGLHGANRLASNSLLEALVYAHNIFKYLSKNEYKSKDVVIPEWNDEGTVIPEEHVLIKHNLKRLQALMRDYVGIVRSNKRLKRAIKHLDLIYAEVEDLYRESKITASLCELRNMINVAHLIITQSLERKENKGGYFNKDNVKKIKRL; via the coding sequence ATGTTAGAAACACATTACTTAGTTATAGGCTCAGGAGTTGCAGGATTAACATTTGCGGTAAAAATTGCCGAAAAATTTCCTAATCATAAAGTTGTTATTGTAACTAAAGGTAGCGAAGACGAATCTAACACTAAATATGCTCAAGGTGGGGTTGCTGTAGTGTTAAATAAAGAAGAAGATTCTTTTAAAAAACATATTAAAGACACCCTTATTGCAGGCGATGGATTATGTAAAGAATCTGTTGTTGAAATGGTGGTGAAAGAAGGTCCGCAACGTTTAAAAGAACTTATGGAGTGGGGCGCTAATTTTGATGAAGATAGCACAGGTAATCTTGATTTAGGTAGAGAAGGCGGCCACTCAGAATATAGAATAGTTCATCATAAAGACCTTACAGGGGCAGAGGTTGAACGTACTTTGTTAAAAAGAGTGCACCAATTACCTAATATTACATTACTCTCGCATCATTTTGCTATAGATTTAGTAACAAATCACCATATTAAAAATAATGAAGATGCTAAATTGTCTTGTTACGGTGCCTATGTATTAAACCAAAAAAACGGAAACATTATCACAATAAAGGCTAATGCTACATTATTAGCTTCGGGTGGTATAGGTTGTGTTTATGGGCATACTACAAATCCTGTGGTTGCCACTGGCGATGGAGTAGCTATGGCTTATAGGGCTAAAGCTAGAATAAAAGACATGGAGTTTGTTCAATTTCATCCTACAGCATTGTATCAAGAAAATGGCGAATCTGCTTTTTTAATTTCAGAAGCTGTTAGAGGTTTTGGTGCTTATTTAAGAAACAGCAAAGGCTATCGGTTTATGCCCGATTATGATGAACGAGCCGAATTAGCATCAAGAGATATAGTTTCTCAAAGTATTGATACCGAACTGAAAAAATCGGGTGATAATCATGTGTATTTAGATTGTACACATTTGGATATAGAAGGCTTTAAAAAGCATTTCCCAACCATTTATGATAAATGCTTGTCACTTCATATAAATGTTGAAACAGATTGGATTCCTGTAGTGCCGGCGTCTCATTATTTATGCGGTGGTATAAAGGTTAATAAAAAAGGTAAAACTACTGTAGAAAACCTTTTTGCCTGTGGCGAATGTTCTAGAACAGGACTGCATGGTGCCAATAGATTAGCATCAAATTCGTTATTAGAGGCGTTGGTTTATGCACACAATATTTTTAAATATCTCAGTAAAAATGAATATAAAAGTAAAGATGTTGTTATTCCAGAATGGAATGATGAAGGTACTGTAATACCAGAAGAGCATGTGTTAATTAAACACAACCTTAAACGTTTACAAGCTTTAATGAGAGACTATGTAGGTATTGTACGTAGCAACAAACGTTTAAAACGTGCTATAAAACATTTAGATTTAATTTATGCTGAGGTTGAAGATTTATACCGTGAGTCTAAAATTACGGCTTCACTTTGTGAATTAAGAAACATGATTAATGTGGCACATCTTATAATTACCCAATCATTAGAACGAAAAGAAAATAAAGGAGGTTATTTTAATAAAGATAATGTAAAAAAAATAAAGAGACTCTAA
- a CDS encoding HupE/UreJ family protein produces MLENFWFNVEYGINHVLDINGYDHVLFLMVLTVPYMFKNWKRVLLLVTTFTIGHTLSLVLAAYSIIRVNGEIVEFLIPVTILIVALFNVFTAGKSAQKEKIGVLFISTLFFGLIHGLGFAREFHILAGDSDNKFLLLLEFALGIELAQIIIVFVVLFLGYIGQTIFRFSKRDWVMVISAIVVGLVIPMILNSDFLA; encoded by the coding sequence ATGCTCGAAAATTTTTGGTTTAACGTAGAATATGGTATTAATCATGTGCTAGATATTAATGGTTATGACCATGTTTTATTTTTAATGGTTTTAACCGTTCCGTATATGTTTAAAAATTGGAAACGTGTTTTGTTATTGGTAACAACTTTCACAATAGGTCATACCTTATCATTAGTGTTGGCGGCATATAGTATAATACGTGTTAATGGCGAAATAGTAGAATTTTTAATACCTGTTACCATTTTAATTGTGGCACTTTTTAATGTGTTTACCGCAGGTAAAAGTGCACAAAAAGAAAAAATAGGTGTATTGTTTATATCTACTTTATTTTTTGGTTTAATACACGGTTTAGGTTTTGCGCGTGAGTTTCATATATTAGCAGGAGATTCTGATAACAAATTTCTTCTACTATTAGAGTTTGCTTTAGGTATTGAGTTGGCACAAATTATAATTGTATTTGTGGTACTCTTTTTAGGTTATATTGGGCAAACAATTTTTAGGTTTTCAAAAAGAGACTGGGTTATGGTAATATCAGCTATAGTAGTTGGTTTGGTAATTCCTATGATTTTAAACAGTGATTTTTTAGCCTAA
- a CDS encoding M48 family metallopeptidase → MKKLLGLILLMSSFMVNAQSNSELISHYEAYYEQMIKQGDVQGIINAMTHLNVLSPSQARKDTLAYIYMDQGMNRQALNTIGIEKNPNDSDIAIQVKALSLKALKRPQLAIPFFEEMFKRDPNPLVAYELAELNIQLRKTAEAEKHIIYGLANSKDDMKKAFFETQTPYEVPLKSAFMYLNALNVYNKDTKANIDAAVDILDAALKESPNFNMIQITKNELLRQKQVLQAQESQSKN, encoded by the coding sequence ATGAAAAAATTATTAGGATTAATTTTATTAATGAGTAGTTTTATGGTTAACGCTCAAAGCAACTCAGAATTAATTTCTCATTATGAAGCTTATTATGAGCAAATGATAAAACAAGGAGATGTTCAAGGAATAATCAATGCCATGACGCATTTAAATGTACTGTCTCCGTCTCAAGCAAGAAAAGATACACTGGCTTACATTTATATGGATCAAGGTATGAATAGGCAAGCCCTTAACACTATTGGTATTGAAAAAAATCCAAACGATTCTGATATAGCAATTCAAGTAAAGGCGTTGTCTTTAAAAGCTCTTAAAAGACCACAACTTGCTATTCCTTTTTTTGAAGAAATGTTTAAAAGAGATCCTAATCCTTTGGTGGCCTATGAACTAGCAGAGTTAAACATACAGCTAAGAAAAACAGCCGAAGCAGAAAAGCATATTATTTATGGTTTAGCAAACTCTAAAGATGATATGAAAAAAGCGTTTTTTGAAACCCAAACACCTTATGAAGTGCCTTTAAAATCTGCTTTTATGTACTTAAATGCTCTTAATGTTTACAATAAAGACACAAAAGCAAATATTGATGCTGCAGTTGATATTTTAGATGCTGCTTTAAAAGAATCACCTAATTTCAATATGATTCAAATTACTAAAAATGAATTGTTAAGACAAAAACAGGTGTTGCAAGCACAAGAATCTCAATCTAAAAATTAA
- the nadA gene encoding quinolinate synthase NadA, producing the protein MDLVKEINQLRKEKNAVILAHYYQEGAIQDIADYVGDSLGLSQKAAETEADIIVFAGVHFMAETAKILNPSKKVVLPDLKAGCSLADSCPPAAFKEFTAQHPDHIVITYVNCSAEIKALSDIVCTSSNALKIVNSVPKDTPIIFAPDKNLGRYIMKETGRDMLLWDGSCVVHEAFSMEKLIELHQKHPDYKIIAHPESEEHILNTATYIGSTSGMINYVKDHQDEKFIVATEAGILHKMQLEMPNTELIPAPAVEDNTCACSECHFMKMNTMQKLYDCLLNETPAIDVPEPLRTRALLPIERMLELSK; encoded by the coding sequence ATGGATTTAGTAAAAGAGATAAACCAGTTAAGAAAAGAAAAAAATGCTGTTATTTTAGCACATTACTATCAAGAAGGTGCTATACAAGATATTGCTGATTATGTAGGTGATAGTTTAGGATTGTCTCAAAAAGCAGCAGAAACAGAAGCAGACATTATTGTGTTTGCAGGCGTGCACTTTATGGCAGAAACAGCCAAAATATTAAACCCTTCAAAAAAGGTTGTATTACCAGATTTAAAAGCCGGATGCTCATTGGCAGATTCATGTCCTCCAGCAGCTTTTAAAGAGTTTACAGCACAACACCCAGATCATATTGTAATTACTTATGTAAACTGTTCTGCAGAAATTAAAGCATTAAGTGATATTGTTTGTACTTCATCAAACGCACTAAAAATAGTAAACTCAGTACCTAAAGATACACCTATCATTTTTGCTCCCGATAAAAATTTAGGGCGCTATATAATGAAAGAAACAGGAAGAGATATGTTGCTTTGGGATGGTAGCTGCGTGGTACACGAAGCCTTCTCTATGGAAAAATTAATTGAGCTTCACCAAAAACACCCAGACTATAAAATTATTGCTCATCCAGAATCTGAAGAGCATATTCTAAATACTGCTACATATATTGGTTCTACTTCTGGAATGATAAATTATGTAAAAGATCATCAAGACGAAAAATTTATTGTTGCTACAGAAGCAGGTATTTTGCATAAAATGCAATTAGAAATGCCTAATACAGAATTAATCCCAGCACCCGCTGTAGAAGATAATACTTGTGCTTGCAGTGAGTGTCATTTTATGAAAATGAATACCATGCAAAAGTTGTACGATTGTTTGTTAAACGAAACACCCGCAATTGATGTGCCAGAACCATTAAGAACTCGTGCATTATTACCAATTGAACGTATGTTAGAACTTTCTAAATAA